One genomic region from Manis pentadactyla isolate mManPen7 chromosome 12, mManPen7.hap1, whole genome shotgun sequence encodes:
- the MARCKS gene encoding myristoylated alanine-rich C-kinase substrate, which translates to MGAQFSKTAAKGEAAAERPGEAAVASSPSKANGQENGHVKVNGDASPAAAEPGAKEELQANGSAPAADKEEPAAPGSGAAGREEPVAAAAAAAAAEAGPAEGEAAAEGEAAEPGSPAAAEGEAASATSSTSSPKAEDGATPSPSNETPKKKKKRFSFKKSFKLSGFSFKKNKKEAGEGGDAEGAAGVAAEGGKDEAAAEAGAAPGEQAAALGEEAAEAAAGGDPQGSEPEEAAAAPEKQPAGEEARATEEPGKAEGEAGEAGPATCEAPSAAGPGAPAEQEAAPAEEASASSACAAPSPEAQPECSPEAPPAEAAE; encoded by the exons ATGGGTGCCCAGTTCTCCAAGACCGCTGCGAAGGGAGAAGCTGCCGCAGAGAGGCCCGGGGAGGCGGCTGTGGCCTCGTCGCCTTCCAAAGCGAATGGACAG GAAAACGGCCACGTGAAGGTAAACGGCGACGCTTCTCCCGCGGCCGCCGAGCCCGGCGCCAAGGAGGAGCTGCAGGCCAACGGCAGCGCTCCGGCCGCCGACAAGGAGGAGCCCGCTGCCCCGGGCAGCGGGGCGGCGGGGAGAGAGGAGCCggtggccgccgccgccgctgccgccgccgccgaggCCGGCCCCGCGGAGGGGGAGGCCGCCGCGGAGGGGGAGGCCGCCGAGCCCGGTTCGCCCGCGGCCGCGGAGGGGGAGGCCGCATCGGCCACCTCCTCCACGTCTTCGCCCAAGGCCGAGGACGGCGCCACGCCCTCCCCCAGCAACGAGACcccgaaaaaaaaaaagaagcgcTTTTCCTTCAAGAAGTCTTTCAAGCTGAGCGGCTTCTCCTTCAAGAAGAACAAGAAGGAGGCGGGAGAGGGCGGTGACGCCGAGGGCGCAGCGGGCGTCGCGGCCGAAGGCGGCAAGGACGAGGCTGCCGCCGAAGCGGGCGCAGCCCCTGGGGAGCAGGCGGCGGCGCTGGGCGAGGAGGCCGCGGAGGCCGCGGCGGGGGGCGACCCGCAGGGGTCTGAGCCCGAGGAGGCCGCCGCCGCGCCCGAGAAGCAGCCAGCCGGCGAGGAGGCCAGGGCCACCGAGGAGCCCGGCAAGGCCGAAGGGGAGGCCGGGGAGGCCGGCCCCGCTACCTGCGAGGCGCCGTCCGCCGCGGGGCCCGGCGCGCCCGCGGAGCAGGAGGCGGCCCCCGCGGAGGAGGCCTCGGCCTCGTCAGCCTGCGCGGCGCCCTCACCGGAGGCTCAGCCCGAATGCAGTCCAGAAGCCCCCCCGGCGGAGGCGGCAGAGTAG